The Thiosulfativibrio zosterae genome has a window encoding:
- a CDS encoding pyridoxamine 5'-phosphate oxidase family protein produces the protein MTEITTLENLTALFPQPKPLVLDKVVQKLDPHTRHFLSLCSMAVYSTINPQGHVDTSPRGGKAGFIKVLNDSTLLLPEYAGNHRLDTLKNILLSSDQEMGILCFAPGIEETLRLKGTAKIFDKTDNEALFCHFDTQPKIVIQFQLHTLYFQCSSALKLAQLWRKSPYIKAKEWPSIYKIINDQIIYNLQNKDK, from the coding sequence ATGACTGAGATTACGACCCTTGAAAACCTAACAGCCTTATTTCCACAACCTAAGCCCTTGGTTTTAGATAAGGTGGTACAAAAGTTAGACCCTCACACGCGGCATTTTTTAAGCCTGTGTTCAATGGCTGTCTATAGCACCATTAACCCTCAAGGTCATGTTGATACATCGCCAAGAGGTGGGAAAGCTGGATTTATAAAGGTTTTGAATGATTCAACCTTATTACTCCCCGAATATGCGGGGAATCATCGCCTCGATACCTTAAAAAACATCCTTCTCTCAAGTGATCAAGAAATGGGCATTTTATGTTTCGCACCTGGCATCGAAGAAACTTTACGCCTAAAAGGGACTGCCAAAATATTCGACAAAACGGATAATGAAGCACTTTTTTGTCATTTTGATACTCAGCCAAAAATCGTTATTCAATTTCAGCTCCACACCTTATATTTTCAATGTTCATCGGCACTTAAGCTTGCTCAATTATGGCGCAAATCGCCCTATATTAAGGCAAAGGAGTGGCCCAGCATTTACAAAATAATTAACGACCAAATAATTTACAATTTACAAAATAAAGATAAATAA
- a CDS encoding HAD-IIB family hydrolase, with product MSKLIIFTDLDGTLLNHHTYDYAAVCPILARLKAANIPVILNSSKTLAELEAWQSKLSLPLPLIAENGGVLQVLNNTGTGVNKILIGQPYAEIRSYIKHLRKHYHWQFEGFGDWTVSEVMGHTGLHSNDAVLAMEREVTEPILWQDSPENLELFKQALAAEHLVLKQGGRFYHVMGNHDKADAMHFLVNKEYFSCGQHCQTIALGDSENDLSMLNYADFAVVLPNASGRVLEVSNAIYASDPAPMGWVNAVESLLFSANAKAG from the coding sequence ATGTCCAAGTTAATTATATTTACCGATTTAGATGGAACCTTGTTAAATCATCATACTTATGATTACGCTGCAGTCTGTCCAATTTTGGCGCGCTTAAAAGCGGCCAATATTCCTGTTATTTTAAATTCTAGCAAAACCCTAGCTGAGCTTGAGGCTTGGCAGTCTAAATTATCACTTCCTTTACCTCTAATTGCCGAAAATGGTGGTGTTTTGCAAGTGCTTAATAATACAGGCACTGGTGTAAATAAAATTCTCATTGGTCAGCCCTACGCTGAAATTCGTTCTTATATCAAACATTTGCGTAAGCATTATCATTGGCAGTTTGAAGGTTTTGGGGACTGGACGGTTTCAGAAGTGATGGGGCACACCGGTCTACATTCTAATGATGCTGTGCTGGCGATGGAGCGAGAAGTGACCGAGCCGATTTTATGGCAAGATTCGCCCGAAAACTTAGAATTGTTTAAGCAGGCTTTAGCGGCGGAACATTTGGTGTTAAAGCAAGGCGGGCGCTTTTATCATGTGATGGGTAATCACGATAAAGCTGATGCAATGCACTTTTTAGTCAATAAAGAATACTTTTCATGTGGTCAGCATTGTCAAACCATTGCTTTGGGTGACAGTGAAAATGACTTATCTATGCTTAATTATGCCGATTTTGCAGTGGTTTTACCCAATGCGAGTGGTCGTGTGTTAGAAGTGTCTAATGCCATCTATGCTTCAGATCCCGCGCCTATGGGCTGGGTGAATGCGGTTGAATCCTTATTATTTTCTGCTAACGCCAAGGCAGGTTAA
- a CDS encoding cache domain-containing protein: MLDNLPQMTKFIPKIRQYDDDLEKQNLWWTVVAMVGKVNNQDMDGQLLESITETQAQFEKLRANLIENMVQRYLDKVSVSLKLKSQAFINTLNRNLFERTADVGFLAIDDDIVGFLEAEDFSKEKLFHLQERLTSYVLKYSVYDDVAILSPTGKVLVREDKEIAPIQSHNDIWSKVVTHDGYIEYDKPLDIFPKQSLPLSYLQRICNRQGKVVGILCLSFKFVDELTQLSDTLSHSAESEPSSENFLLCDQAKNIMFAKHSTEMGKSLPALKSNQLEIVSFSGRQYFAYVTEAEGYQGFKGLPWQSVVLHPLDVAFKSDAAEHHFELNETSALFPHDLNELNLEINTALLIVVLNGKIISLKNKVKAFLPVLDSFQEIGEQIRQIFATSIEHIYQVTHQTLAAEVSFLAKLAMDIMDRNLYERANDCRWWSVNPNFRRLLSLEEPLTHQQRNELTDVLKAINELYTVYENIIIFDKNADVVAMSDSKNQKMLGSNIGHLSGVKAALKLQTPIDYRVSAFEKTPLYQNKPTYIYYASIAKPISSRYENVGGVGVVFNAEPEFKAILEDFLPKDVNGQSIPGAFAAFVDDHAQVISITENPMNFEVGSHLQLGFNLSALRSDNGTFEVEINHINYLVGYQLSQGYREYKITDSYENKVIALIFSQS, from the coding sequence ATGTTAGATAACCTTCCACAAATGACCAAGTTTATTCCTAAAATTCGTCAGTACGATGACGATTTAGAAAAGCAAAACCTTTGGTGGACAGTGGTTGCCATGGTCGGTAAAGTGAATAATCAAGACATGGATGGTCAGCTACTAGAATCCATTACCGAAACCCAAGCCCAGTTTGAAAAGCTCCGTGCCAATTTAATTGAGAACATGGTGCAACGCTATTTGGATAAAGTGAGCGTTAGCCTAAAACTGAAATCACAAGCCTTTATCAATACCCTCAATCGAAACTTGTTTGAAAGAACCGCGGATGTCGGATTTTTAGCCATAGATGATGATATTGTTGGCTTTTTAGAGGCGGAAGATTTTTCTAAAGAAAAATTGTTTCACCTACAAGAACGCCTAACTTCCTATGTTCTGAAGTACAGCGTTTATGATGATGTGGCCATTCTGAGTCCAACTGGAAAGGTATTGGTGCGTGAGGATAAAGAAATTGCGCCGATACAATCTCATAACGATATTTGGTCAAAGGTGGTTACGCATGATGGCTATATTGAATACGATAAGCCGCTCGATATTTTTCCTAAACAAAGTTTGCCCTTAAGCTATTTGCAACGTATCTGCAATCGCCAGGGCAAGGTGGTAGGGATTTTATGTTTAAGTTTTAAGTTTGTAGATGAGTTAACGCAACTCAGCGATACTTTAAGCCATTCAGCAGAAAGTGAGCCATCGTCAGAAAACTTTTTGTTATGTGATCAAGCCAAAAACATAATGTTTGCCAAGCATTCGACAGAAATGGGTAAGTCTCTACCCGCGTTAAAGTCCAATCAATTAGAAATAGTGTCTTTCAGTGGCCGACAATATTTTGCTTATGTTACAGAGGCAGAGGGTTATCAAGGTTTTAAAGGGCTGCCCTGGCAAAGTGTTGTTTTACACCCGCTAGATGTAGCCTTTAAAAGTGATGCTGCAGAACATCATTTTGAGTTGAATGAAACCTCTGCGTTATTCCCCCATGATTTAAATGAACTGAATCTTGAAATTAATACGGCCTTGTTGATCGTTGTCTTGAATGGCAAAATCATTTCCCTTAAAAATAAGGTCAAAGCGTTTTTACCAGTGTTGGACTCCTTTCAGGAAATTGGTGAACAAATCCGCCAAATCTTTGCGACTTCCATAGAACATATTTACCAAGTTACCCATCAAACCCTAGCCGCCGAGGTTTCTTTTTTAGCCAAACTGGCCATGGATATTATGGACAGAAACTTGTATGAGCGGGCAAATGACTGCCGTTGGTGGTCGGTCAATCCAAATTTTAGACGCTTACTTAGCCTTGAAGAACCGCTGACGCATCAGCAAAGGAATGAGTTGACGGATGTCTTAAAAGCCATTAACGAACTCTATACCGTTTATGAAAATATTATTATTTTTGATAAAAATGCAGATGTGGTGGCGATGTCTGATTCCAAAAATCAGAAGATGCTCGGTTCAAACATCGGTCATTTATCGGGGGTAAAAGCGGCGCTCAAATTGCAAACCCCGATTGATTACCGTGTTTCAGCGTTTGAAAAAACCCCTCTTTATCAAAATAAACCTACCTATATTTATTATGCGTCGATTGCCAAACCGATTTCATCAAGATATGAAAATGTTGGCGGGGTAGGCGTGGTGTTTAATGCAGAGCCAGAGTTTAAAGCCATTTTAGAAGATTTTTTACCCAAAGATGTGAATGGGCAAAGTATTCCCGGCGCATTCGCCGCTTTTGTAGATGATCATGCTCAAGTGATTTCAATCACCGAAAACCCCATGAATTTTGAAGTGGGTTCTCATTTACAATTAGGGTTCAATCTAAGTGCATTACGCTCAGACAATGGTACTTTTGAAGTAGAGATTAACCACATCAACTATCTGGTGGGTTATCAGCTTTCTCAAGGTTATCGTGAATATAAAATTACCGACAGTTATGAAAATAAAGTCATCGCACTGATATTTTCACAAAGTTAA
- a CDS encoding ectoine synthase — MIVRNLYDDIIGSESDVDTQQWNSRRLLLAKDGMGFSLHDTIIKKGEDLHLWYKHHFEAVYCIEGEGQILEKKDGKVHDIRPGTVYALNENDAHILSANKGCDMRMVCVFNPPVTGQEVHDKDGAYAPHPEAD; from the coding sequence ATGATTGTTAGAAACTTATATGATGACATTATAGGGTCAGAGTCAGATGTTGATACCCAACAATGGAACAGCAGACGACTTTTGCTGGCCAAAGATGGCATGGGATTTTCATTGCATGACACCATTATTAAAAAGGGTGAAGACCTACACCTTTGGTATAAACACCACTTTGAGGCGGTTTATTGCATAGAAGGTGAAGGACAAATTTTAGAAAAAAAAGATGGCAAAGTGCACGATATTCGACCTGGAACGGTTTATGCCCTCAACGAAAATGATGCTCATATTCTCAGTGCCAATAAGGGCTGTGATATGCGCATGGTTTGCGTATTTAACCCGCCTGTTACCGGTCAAGAAGTTCATGATAAAGATGGGGCTTATGCGCCACATCCTGAAGCGGACTAA
- a CDS encoding YqcI/YcgG family protein, whose product MNLLKQFTLGQRRALTFATDTHTQLNDQKTIELIDFILKSNLALPNTQACLSFVILQTAYRYYAFSERLLNQIEKPEMAQSYSLEQLPKHLKALQNTLGFYQHISVQAHLPENNLVSVQSCTNQLFAIFALHFKPQLLDLETHWQKALSLLIPFSRDELIYEPAFSATHLEFMKAVDETQCIFAPTGKYWGANEWDETLSFQSNVEGFSQDFFRFMSLAKKEGFKGFAVRFPASYSASLETLSQTVAQFFQAMNQVDPAQSACLKNNITEPGWKFTWANEPMFLTAFGTCYPLKHPRNPYGFNHTYFFFQPDFVLRKHPGLTDGKEQQSRERILQNFTRNDMAYDNQGKELEVQRYIRPMQATDPAVNWWQYLV is encoded by the coding sequence ATGAATTTACTCAAACAATTCACTTTAGGTCAACGCCGCGCGTTAACTTTTGCAACAGACACCCATACCCAGCTGAACGATCAAAAAACGATTGAGTTAATAGACTTTATCCTCAAATCAAACTTAGCATTGCCCAATACCCAAGCCTGTTTAAGTTTTGTAATCTTACAAACGGCTTATCGTTATTATGCTTTTTCAGAGCGTTTGCTCAACCAAATCGAAAAACCTGAAATGGCACAAAGCTATTCCCTTGAGCAATTGCCAAAACATTTAAAGGCACTTCAAAACACCCTCGGTTTTTATCAACATATTTCTGTTCAAGCCCATTTACCAGAAAATAATCTTGTCAGCGTGCAAAGCTGCACAAATCAATTATTTGCCATTTTTGCCTTGCACTTCAAACCACAACTCCTAGACTTAGAAACCCATTGGCAAAAAGCCTTATCACTCTTAATCCCTTTTAGCCGAGACGAGCTTATTTACGAACCTGCTTTCTCAGCAACCCATTTGGAGTTTATGAAAGCTGTCGATGAAACCCAATGCATTTTTGCGCCTACTGGCAAATATTGGGGAGCAAACGAATGGGATGAAACCTTGTCTTTTCAAAGTAATGTTGAAGGGTTTAGCCAAGACTTTTTCAGATTTATGAGTCTTGCTAAAAAAGAGGGATTTAAAGGATTTGCTGTGCGATTTCCGGCCAGTTATAGCGCATCGCTAGAAACCTTGTCACAAACCGTTGCGCAGTTTTTTCAGGCAATGAACCAAGTCGACCCCGCACAATCGGCTTGTTTAAAAAATAACATTACCGAGCCAGGTTGGAAATTTACCTGGGCAAATGAACCGATGTTTTTAACCGCTTTTGGGACCTGTTATCCGCTTAAGCACCCCAGAAATCCTTATGGATTTAACCATACTTATTTTTTCTTTCAACCTGATTTTGTTTTAAGAAAACATCCGGGCTTAACCGATGGTAAAGAACAACAATCTAGAGAACGCATCCTGCAAAATTTTACCCGCAACGACATGGCTTATGACAACCAAGGCAAAGAATTAGAAGTTCAACGCTATATTCGTCCCATGCAAGCCACCGACCCAGCGGTCAATTGGTGGCAATACTTGGTTTAA
- the ectA gene encoding diaminobutyrate acetyltransferase: MKSCPPLDLNSSYLYFLQASHFADTCILAKQNNKIVGFISAYIRPDEANNLFIWQVAVAEEMRGQGLAKQLLNHLIMRPHLANIDTITTTISPSNLSSQAVFRKMAQHFNCDITVTSFLDSSIFGQDTHEAEDLYTLKSAQATPLIKCLQSQKD; this comes from the coding sequence GTGAAATCCTGCCCACCCTTAGATTTAAATTCGTCTTACTTGTATTTTTTACAAGCCAGCCACTTTGCAGATACTTGTATTCTTGCCAAACAAAACAATAAAATTGTAGGCTTTATTTCTGCCTATATTCGTCCCGATGAAGCCAATAATCTTTTTATTTGGCAAGTTGCAGTTGCTGAAGAAATGCGCGGCCAAGGTTTAGCGAAACAACTGCTCAATCATTTGATAATGCGCCCACACTTAGCAAACATTGACACCATCACTACCACTATCAGTCCGTCAAATTTATCGTCTCAAGCTGTTTTTAGAAAAATGGCTCAACATTTTAACTGTGACATCACTGTTACCTCTTTTCTTGATTCAAGTATTTTTGGTCAAGACACTCATGAAGCTGAAGACTTATATACCCTCAAGTCTGCACAAGCAACGCCACTTATTAAATGCTTACAAAGCCAAAAGGATTAA
- a CDS encoding glycosyl transferase has product MSDFFQNGNVTTFHNITDRPVEELEKELIKFGQKKPLGLILPSLFSELEAPALANIVEELKKVPYLTQIVIGLDRADAKQFAYAKEYFSGLPQDFKIIWNDGPRMQAITEKLREMDLAPKERGKGSNVWNCFGYLLASDKVEAVALHDCDVITYDRSLLARLIYPVAHPTFNFVFAKGFYPRYADGKLNGRASRLLVTPLLRALKGVVGQDTLLSYLDSFRYPLAGEFAMDVQCLQDIRIPSDWGLEIGVMSEVLRNYSNRRVCQVDIADVYDHKHQDVSFDNKQAGLSRMSQDIAKSLYRKLAVRGHEFSPATLRTIRAQYYRTALDQLESYAFDAEMNGLKLDLHAEEQVIELFAQNILEAGQDFMDNPGEIPFMANWNRVVSACPDILAQIQEAVELDNQP; this is encoded by the coding sequence ATGAGTGATTTTTTTCAAAATGGCAATGTTACAACTTTTCATAATATTACGGATAGACCCGTTGAAGAGTTAGAAAAAGAGTTAATTAAATTTGGTCAAAAAAAGCCGTTGGGTTTAATTTTACCCTCGTTATTCAGTGAGTTAGAAGCGCCAGCTTTGGCCAATATTGTTGAAGAGCTCAAAAAAGTGCCTTATCTCACGCAAATCGTGATAGGGCTTGATAGAGCAGATGCCAAACAGTTTGCTTATGCCAAAGAGTATTTCTCGGGCCTTCCGCAAGACTTCAAAATTATTTGGAATGATGGGCCTAGAATGCAGGCCATTACTGAAAAACTGAGAGAAATGGATTTAGCGCCAAAGGAGCGCGGCAAAGGCAGTAATGTTTGGAATTGTTTTGGCTATTTATTGGCTTCAGACAAAGTCGAAGCGGTGGCCTTACACGATTGTGATGTGATTACCTATGACCGCAGTTTATTGGCACGGTTGATTTATCCGGTGGCACATCCCACTTTTAATTTTGTGTTTGCCAAGGGTTTTTATCCGCGTTATGCCGATGGCAAACTGAATGGTAGGGCCTCAAGATTATTGGTGACACCCTTATTGCGCGCTTTGAAAGGGGTGGTTGGGCAAGATACGCTCTTGAGTTATTTAGACAGTTTTCGTTACCCCTTAGCCGGTGAATTTGCGATGGATGTGCAGTGTTTACAAGACATTCGCATCCCCTCGGATTGGGGGCTTGAAATAGGCGTGATGTCTGAGGTTTTGCGTAACTACTCTAATCGCCGAGTTTGCCAAGTGGATATTGCTGATGTGTATGACCACAAACACCAAGATGTGTCGTTTGACAACAAACAAGCCGGCCTGTCGCGTATGAGCCAAGACATCGCGAAGTCCTTGTATCGCAAGTTAGCGGTGCGCGGGCATGAGTTTTCGCCAGCAACCTTAAGAACCATTAGAGCGCAATATTATCGTACCGCATTGGATCAACTAGAGTCTTATGCGTTTGATGCGGAGATGAATGGCTTAAAGTTGGATTTGCACGCCGAGGAGCAGGTGATTGAATTGTTTGCTCAAAACATTTTAGAAGCGGGTCAAGATTTTATGGATAACCCAGGGGAGATTCCATTTATGGCGAATTGGAATCGAGTGGTCAGTGCTTGTCCAGACATTTTGGCTCAAATCCAAGAAGCGGTAGAGTTGGATAATCAGCCTTAA
- the ectB gene encoding diaminobutyrate--2-oxoglutarate transaminase, with translation MPLSIFDQYESEVRGYIRSFPTIFSRAKGAEIWDEQGKRYIDFFAGAGALNYGHNNPLINEAMIEHLQNDGVQHALDMGTTAKKDFMQTFVDNILIPRKLDYKLQFVGPTGTNAVETALKIARKVKKRKQVISFTNGFHGMSMGALSVTGNRYYHDDNYGVPAYTTQVPFHKYMGAEVNTMAYLRKILDDASSGQDLPAAIILETIQAEGGINVASNEWLQELRAICDDFDILLIVDDIQTGNGRSGDFFSFERSGITPDIVTLSKSIGAGQPMSLLLMKRELDQWLPGEHSGTFRGNNLAFVASEKAISTYWKDAAFSDEIKKKSRLVEQQMQTIKNTYPELVKEVRGYGMIWGVEFKDPELVSHICSKSFELGLVIETAGSEGQVIKFLGPLIISEDLINEGYEILNQAIQESIAA, from the coding sequence ATGCCTCTATCTATTTTTGACCAATATGAATCAGAAGTGCGCGGATATATTCGCTCATTCCCAACCATTTTTAGCCGAGCAAAAGGCGCTGAAATCTGGGATGAACAAGGTAAACGCTACATAGACTTTTTTGCCGGTGCTGGCGCTTTAAACTACGGCCACAACAACCCACTGATTAATGAAGCCATGATTGAACATCTTCAAAATGATGGTGTGCAACATGCACTAGACATGGGAACAACTGCTAAAAAAGACTTTATGCAAACCTTTGTAGACAACATTTTAATTCCTAGAAAACTAGACTACAAACTGCAATTTGTTGGACCAACAGGCACAAATGCTGTTGAAACTGCTTTAAAAATAGCTCGAAAAGTTAAAAAGCGTAAACAAGTGATAAGTTTTACCAATGGCTTTCATGGCATGTCAATGGGGGCTTTAAGTGTGACAGGCAATCGTTATTATCATGATGATAACTATGGTGTTCCTGCCTACACCACTCAAGTGCCTTTCCATAAATATATGGGGGCTGAAGTCAACACCATGGCGTATCTGCGAAAAATTTTAGACGATGCGTCTTCAGGACAAGATTTGCCGGCGGCCATTATTTTAGAAACCATTCAAGCCGAAGGTGGTATTAATGTTGCCTCGAATGAATGGCTTCAGGAATTACGCGCCATTTGCGACGATTTTGATATTTTGTTGATTGTTGACGATATTCAAACAGGCAATGGACGCTCTGGGGACTTTTTCAGTTTTGAGCGCTCAGGTATTACGCCAGACATAGTTACCCTTTCTAAGTCAATCGGTGCTGGACAACCCATGTCACTGCTACTTATGAAAAGAGAATTAGATCAATGGCTACCCGGCGAACATTCTGGAACTTTTCGCGGTAATAACCTTGCCTTTGTTGCGTCAGAAAAAGCCATATCTACCTATTGGAAAGATGCTGCATTTTCGGATGAAATTAAGAAAAAATCACGCTTAGTCGAACAACAAATGCAAACCATTAAAAACACTTACCCTGAACTGGTCAAAGAGGTTCGCGGATACGGCATGATTTGGGGAGTTGAGTTTAAAGACCCAGAATTGGTATCTCATATTTGCTCTAAGTCATTTGAACTTGGGCTTGTCATAGAAACAGCCGGTTCAGAAGGTCAAGTCATCAAATTTTTAGGCCCTCTAATCATCTCTGAAGACTTAATTAATGAAGGCTATGAGATTTTAAATCAAGCCATTCAAGAATCAATTGCGGCTTAA
- a CDS encoding MFS transporter codes for MTFIGVFLKQEGLSSGVIGLINAAFFLGAMLSAVFSQKLIVTVGHARSFSAFSAIMVITFLGHALWFDPWFWGVLRLFSGFAFYSMLIVLESWLNEKSATEDRGKILAIYTIVFFLALALGQLLLMFAMSSNTIFILGSILVLWSLVLVAITRVIQPVLKPFERYSMPKLLSIAPLALVGSFIGGVFVGSFYTMMPLYILGVFEQTNVVSVFMALTILGGLVAQLPVGILSDRFGRRRLLAWAGFFSAGVLLLMLFLPQIWHDSLVILYGLGFLLGMSLFSIYPLSVARANDVFDENRDIIEISRSLLFSYGVGSFFAPLLLGFVLGFSVDFFFVVLTGFALMLGGYALMNERIPDENLNIYVAIPAASAQMLAEMDPRQDDDWVQEKRPNSD; via the coding sequence ATGACTTTTATTGGCGTATTCTTAAAGCAGGAAGGCCTCAGTTCGGGTGTGATAGGTTTAATCAATGCCGCCTTTTTTCTAGGGGCGATGTTGTCGGCCGTTTTCAGTCAAAAACTCATTGTGACGGTCGGGCATGCCCGAAGTTTTTCCGCGTTTTCGGCCATTATGGTCATCACTTTTTTGGGTCACGCACTCTGGTTTGATCCCTGGTTTTGGGGTGTTCTCAGATTGTTTTCGGGTTTTGCGTTTTATTCTATGCTCATCGTGTTAGAAAGCTGGCTGAATGAAAAAAGTGCAACAGAAGATCGTGGCAAAATTTTAGCCATTTACACCATAGTGTTTTTCTTGGCATTGGCTTTGGGACAATTGCTATTAATGTTTGCAATGTCTTCTAACACGATTTTTATTTTAGGTTCTATTTTGGTGCTTTGGTCTTTGGTGTTAGTGGCCATCACTCGAGTGATTCAGCCTGTTTTAAAGCCTTTTGAACGCTACAGTATGCCTAAGTTGCTATCGATTGCACCGTTGGCTTTAGTGGGCAGTTTTATAGGCGGGGTGTTTGTAGGCTCTTTTTACACTATGATGCCACTGTATATTTTAGGGGTGTTTGAGCAAACGAATGTGGTTTCGGTTTTTATGGCTTTGACCATTTTAGGCGGTCTGGTTGCTCAATTGCCCGTTGGGATTTTATCCGATCGTTTTGGCCGCAGAAGACTCTTGGCTTGGGCAGGCTTTTTTAGTGCGGGTGTATTACTGCTTATGTTGTTTTTACCGCAAATCTGGCACGATAGTTTGGTCATTTTGTATGGTTTAGGATTCTTATTGGGCATGAGTTTATTTAGTATTTACCCTTTAAGTGTCGCAAGAGCCAATGATGTTTTTGATGAAAACAGAGACATCATAGAAATCAGTCGTAGCCTGTTGTTTTCTTATGGCGTAGGGTCCTTTTTTGCGCCCTTATTATTGGGGTTTGTTTTAGGGTTTTCGGTGGATTTCTTTTTTGTCGTATTAACAGGCTTTGCTTTAATGTTGGGCGGCTATGCTCTGATGAATGAGCGAATTCCTGATGAAAACTTAAATATATATGTGGCTATTCCGGCAGCGTCTGCACAGATGTTAGCTGAAATGGATCCGCGGCAAGATGATGATTGGGTTCAAGAAAAACGCCCAAATAGTGATTAA
- a CDS encoding sodium/proline symporter, translating to MLVITFLSFLILFLFIGLASYFSSQKTTEDYLLAGRSISPALVGLSAIATNNSGFMFIGMIGMTYTSGLSAIWLALGWILGDFIANFIAVKKIQIIGHQKNIQSYGELLASWQGKNFKKIRVLAGFLTLIFLVVYAAAQLKAGSKATETMLDWSASSGIVISAMIILAYSFVGGLRASIWTDVAQSIVMISGMLLLLWVGTHHFGGITNTLAKLQLVSETYMNWFSGTYFEWLLFFSGWVFGGLGVLGQPHIVIRFMTLDKVENVNKMRLYYYFWFLIAFLATIGVGLLTRLAIPESAGFDAELALPTMANQLLPEFLVGMVLAAMFAATMSTADSLILACSAAITKDLLPHKKFNLITTKLITLSILVCATLMALSNNDTVFTLVLYAWGILSSAFVPLILIYAFNKPITEKLALMMIISGPIGYLFWKHSDNSALIYAVALGVMSGLLVYFIGQFQIKRIKHD from the coding sequence TTGTTAGTTATTACATTTTTAAGTTTTTTAATTCTCTTTTTATTCATAGGGTTAGCCTCCTACTTTTCTAGCCAGAAAACCACCGAAGACTATCTTCTTGCTGGCCGCTCAATCTCTCCTGCCCTGGTCGGTTTATCTGCAATAGCCACGAATAACAGTGGCTTTATGTTTATTGGCATGATTGGCATGACCTATACATCAGGGCTTTCAGCCATTTGGCTTGCCCTAGGCTGGATTCTGGGCGATTTTATTGCCAACTTTATTGCCGTTAAAAAAATACAAATCATCGGTCATCAAAAAAATATTCAATCTTATGGCGAACTTTTGGCAAGTTGGCAAGGCAAAAACTTTAAGAAAATTAGAGTGCTTGCCGGGTTTTTAACCCTTATTTTTCTGGTTGTTTACGCGGCAGCACAGCTAAAAGCTGGTAGTAAAGCAACGGAAACTATGCTGGATTGGTCGGCTTCAAGTGGCATAGTCATCAGTGCAATGATTATTTTGGCCTATAGTTTTGTCGGCGGACTTAGAGCCTCTATTTGGACAGATGTTGCCCAATCTATTGTGATGATATCTGGCATGTTATTGCTACTTTGGGTTGGCACCCATCATTTTGGTGGCATAACCAACACCCTTGCAAAGCTACAACTCGTTTCTGAAACTTACATGAATTGGTTTTCAGGCACCTATTTTGAATGGCTATTATTCTTTTCTGGCTGGGTCTTTGGAGGCTTAGGCGTTTTGGGGCAACCTCATATTGTTATTCGGTTCATGACTTTAGATAAGGTTGAAAATGTTAATAAAATGCGACTTTATTATTATTTTTGGTTTTTAATTGCTTTCTTAGCCACGATTGGCGTTGGGCTATTAACCCGCCTAGCAATTCCCGAATCTGCAGGTTTTGATGCCGAACTGGCGCTTCCAACTATGGCCAATCAACTCTTGCCAGAGTTTTTGGTCGGCATGGTTTTAGCCGCCATGTTTGCTGCAACCATGTCAACGGCTGACTCTTTAATTTTGGCGTGCTCCGCTGCCATCACCAAAGATTTATTACCGCATAAAAAGTTCAATCTCATCACAACCAAACTGATTACATTATCAATCTTAGTCTGCGCTACACTCATGGCATTAAGCAATAATGATACGGTTTTCACCTTGGTTTTATACGCTTGGGGAATATTAAGTTCGGCTTTTGTGCCGTTAATTTTAATCTACGCCTTCAACAAACCCATTACCGAAAAACTTGCCTTAATGATGATCATATCAGGCCCAATCGGCTATTTGTTTTGGAAACACTCAGACAATTCAGCCCTGATTTATGCCGTAGCTTTAGGGGTTATGAGTGGATTATTGGTTTATTTTATCGGGCAATTTCAAATAAAACGCATCAAACATGACTGA